Proteins from a single region of Lysinibacillus sp. JNUCC-52:
- a CDS encoding GNAT family N-acetyltransferase, whose protein sequence is MHSNFNFTSLPIFTTERFILRKAQENDCHDLFDLYSNEQVTRYTPLTPFTSIDDAMDELNWYDTISKEQTGFRWVIEEAESKKVIGTCGFLNYEKEHNRIEIGYDLNQSYWGKGVMKEAISCIIPFAFLTMKINKIEAKVEPENLSSIRLLEKLNFYKEGVLRQHEVEKGKYIDLAIFSILKSEYQ, encoded by the coding sequence ATGCATTCCAATTTTAATTTTACTAGTTTACCGATATTTACAACCGAACGTTTTATCTTACGTAAAGCACAAGAAAATGATTGTCATGATCTTTTTGATTTGTATTCAAATGAGCAAGTGACGAGATATACGCCTTTAACCCCATTTACATCTATTGATGATGCGATGGATGAGTTGAATTGGTATGACACGATTTCCAAAGAACAGACTGGTTTTAGATGGGTAATTGAAGAAGCGGAGTCTAAAAAAGTAATAGGTACTTGTGGATTTTTGAATTATGAAAAAGAACATAATCGTATTGAGATTGGCTATGATTTAAATCAAAGCTATTGGGGGAAGGGTGTTATGAAAGAAGCGATTAGTTGTATTATTCCATTTGCATTTTTGACGATGAAAATTAACAAAATAGAAGCAAAAGTGGAACCAGAAAATCTATCATCCATTAGATTGTTAGAAAAATTAAACTTTTATAAAGAAGGTGTATTAAGACAACATGAAGTTGAGAAGGGGAAATATATTGATTTAGCTATTTTCTCCATTTTAAAAAGTGAATATCAGTGA
- a CDS encoding peptidase MA family metallohydrolase has protein sequence MVKFRGYFLILVFLLTACTQDTVIPKEQEKSNENIVTTPDGKITFDVINNIKIPQEKVETIKEEILAAYEVIKSSIQTTYVPSERIQIFLNEGSQMSWGFAKEIQLYDIKDDRYPLVHEMTHSLLGYGNNFDTSSGYFTQEGFASYMEQKYGNDKINSHRLMKYFMDSNKLIPIIKLMDMNYASSYFRPNLTNPIEESILMALSYNQSNSFVTYLIDTYGIEKFEQIYNEKELDKKIEQVYGKNIDELEKEWIAIINSQTDLTTNEKLVNDLYNIVSVIDKIDPKYFTKE, from the coding sequence ATGGTTAAGTTTAGAGGCTACTTTCTTATATTAGTGTTCTTACTAACAGCCTGTACGCAGGATACAGTTATTCCTAAAGAACAAGAAAAAAGTAATGAAAATATTGTGACTACACCTGATGGTAAAATAACGTTTGATGTTATTAATAACATTAAAATTCCCCAAGAAAAAGTAGAAACAATTAAAGAAGAGATACTTGCTGCATATGAAGTAATAAAAAGTTCAATCCAAACTACATATGTTCCATCGGAAAGAATTCAGATATTTCTCAATGAAGGAAGTCAAATGTCATGGGGCTTTGCAAAGGAAATCCAGCTATATGACATTAAGGATGATCGATATCCACTTGTCCATGAAATGACACATTCTTTACTCGGTTATGGAAATAATTTTGATACAAGCAGTGGTTATTTTACGCAAGAAGGTTTTGCTTCTTATATGGAACAAAAATACGGAAATGATAAAATTAATTCTCATCGGTTAATGAAGTATTTTATGGATTCAAATAAATTAATTCCTATTATCAAGTTAATGGATATGAATTATGCTTCATCTTATTTTCGCCCAAATCTTACAAATCCAATTGAGGAGAGTATCCTAATGGCTCTAAGCTATAATCAATCCAATTCTTTTGTAACATATTTAATTGATACTTATGGAATAGAGAAATTTGAACAGATTTACAACGAAAAGGAGTTGGATAAAAAGATAGAACAGGTTTACGGTAAAAATATTGATGAGTTAGAAAAAGAGTGGATAGCTATTATTAATAGCCAAACTGATCTAACAACAAATGAGAAATTAGTCAATGATCTCTATAATATTGTCTCAGTTATAGATAAAATAGATCCAAAATATTTTACAAAGGAATAA
- a CDS encoding beta-propeller fold lactonase family protein, with the protein MDKDPNNLKMFKFKFISNPNCHCHCCGFCCNCKCKPPYLPVQPSCNYLVYVTDAGQLETPDNSVSVIDTATNTIVASIPVGTAPLEVAITPNGEFGYVPALFSNNVTVFNTATNTVVATIPVGVNPLGVAISPNGTLAYVSNHGDNTVSVINTATNTVTATIPVGLQPQGIAFTPNGAFAYVADENSNAVSVINTATNTVVATIPVGIRPRSIVFTPNGQFAYVTNENSNTVSVINAATNTVVDTIFVGTGPVGTAITPDGTFIYIVNKGSNTVSVISTATNLVIATIPVGSSPDQVTILPDGKFAYVTNQADNTVSVIDIATNTVIDTIPGFNGPTGIKTGTICNSN; encoded by the coding sequence ATGGATAAAGACCCAAACAATTTAAAAATGTTCAAGTTCAAATTTATATCAAATCCTAATTGTCATTGTCATTGCTGCGGATTTTGTTGTAATTGTAAGTGCAAACCACCATATTTACCTGTGCAACCAAGCTGTAACTATCTCGTATATGTTACAGACGCTGGACAATTGGAAACTCCCGATAACAGCGTATCCGTAATTGATACAGCTACTAATACGATCGTCGCTTCCATTCCAGTAGGTACTGCTCCTCTTGAAGTCGCAATTACACCAAATGGTGAATTTGGATATGTACCTGCACTCTTTTCCAATAATGTAACAGTTTTTAATACAGCAACAAATACGGTAGTTGCAACTATACCTGTTGGAGTTAATCCACTTGGCGTAGCAATTTCACCGAACGGCACACTTGCTTATGTATCAAATCACGGTGATAATACTGTATCTGTCATTAACACAGCAACGAATACTGTAACAGCGACGATTCCAGTAGGGCTTCAACCTCAAGGTATAGCTTTTACCCCAAATGGCGCATTTGCTTACGTGGCTGATGAAAATTCAAATGCAGTTTCTGTTATCAATACAGCGACCAATACTGTAGTTGCTACAATCCCTGTTGGAATTCGCCCTAGATCAATTGTTTTCACACCTAATGGCCAATTTGCTTATGTTACAAATGAAAACAGCAACACTGTTTCTGTAATTAATGCAGCGACCAATACTGTAGTCGATACAATCTTTGTTGGAACAGGTCCTGTTGGAACAGCAATCACACCTGATGGCACCTTTATTTACATTGTCAATAAAGGTAGTAATACTGTATCCGTTATTAGTACCGCTACAAATTTAGTAATTGCAACAATCCCTGTAGGATCATCTCCCGACCAAGTTACAATCTTACCAGATGGAAAATTTGCTTATGTGACTAATCAGGCTGACAATACTGTGTCCGTGATAGATATAGCAACAAATACTGTAATTGATACAATACCAGGATTTAATGGCCCTACAGGAATAAAAACAGGTACTATTTGTAATTCAAACTAA
- a CDS encoding beta strand repeat-containing protein, translated as MSFSDNKDRIINDSNNECFKYGTNNVNQFRYKCNENGCYSYPYNAQYSSIFTGPTGPTGPQGIQGVTGATGPQGGVTGATGPQGIQGVTGATGVQGIQGETGATGIQGIQGVTGATGVQGIQGVTGATGPQGIQGVTGATGVQGIQGETGTTGAQGIQGVTGATGVQGIQGVTGATGAQGIQGVTGTTGVQGIQGVTGATGAQGIQGVTGATGVQGIQGVTGATGVQGIQGVTGATGVQGIQGVTGATGVQGIQGVTGATGVQGIQGVTGATGVQGIQGVTGATGVQGIQGETGATGIQGIQGVTGATGVQGIQGVTGATGPQGIQGVTGATGVQGIQGETGTTGAQGIQGVTGATGVQGIQGVTGATGAQGIQGVTGATGAQGIQGVTGATGVQGIQGVTGATGVQGIQGETGATGVQGIQGETGATGPQGIQGETGATGVQGIQGETGAQGIQGVTGATGVQGIQGETGATGPQGIQGVTGATGVQGIQGVTGATGVQGIQGVTGATGVQGIQGVTGATGAQGIQGVTGATGTQGIQGVTGATGAQGIQGVTGATGVQGIQGVTGATGVQGIQGVTGATGVQGIQGVTGATGAQGIQGVTGATGVQGIQGITGATGASGPRLMEVFFSTDQSVGNNDFLGTGTSSASFIRSSIVIPLNATITSITLNIRDHTLSAGQTASVQVFTSTNCGFTAPVATGVRATVTGPSSSTTPNCCATQSANLAISGCTLLSVQVTTTGGAFSNGVSVTILLSI; from the coding sequence TTGTCGTTTAGTGATAACAAAGATAGAATAATAAACGATAGCAATAATGAATGCTTCAAATATGGTACAAATAATGTTAATCAATTTAGATATAAATGTAATGAAAATGGGTGCTATAGTTACCCTTATAATGCTCAATATTCTTCTATATTTACTGGTCCCACTGGTCCGACCGGCCCACAAGGAATACAAGGTGTTACAGGAGCTACAGGTCCTCAGGGAGGCGTAACAGGGGCCACAGGGCCACAGGGAATCCAAGGAGTAACAGGGGCCACAGGTGTGCAAGGAATTCAAGGAGAAACTGGGGCAACGGGTATCCAAGGAATCCAGGGAGTAACGGGAGCAACAGGAGTCCAAGGAATCCAGGGAGTAACTGGAGCAACAGGACCTCAAGGAATTCAAGGAGTAACGGGAGCCACAGGTGTTCAAGGAATCCAAGGAGAAACTGGAACCACAGGAGCCCAAGGAATTCAAGGAGTAACGGGCGCAACAGGTGTGCAAGGAATTCAAGGAGTAACGGGCGCAACAGGAGCCCAAGGAATCCAAGGAGTAACGGGAACCACAGGTGTGCAAGGAATCCAGGGAGTAACGGGAGCCACAGGAGCCCAAGGAATCCAAGGAGTAACAGGGGCCACAGGTGTGCAAGGAATCCAAGGAGTAACAGGGGCCACAGGTGTGCAAGGAATCCAAGGAGTAACAGGGGCCACAGGTGTGCAAGGAATCCAAGGAGTAACAGGGGCCACAGGTGTGCAAGGAATCCAAGGAGTAACAGGGGCCACAGGTGTGCAAGGAATCCAAGGAGTAACAGGGGCCACAGGTGTGCAAGGAATCCAAGGAGTAACAGGGGCCACAGGTGTGCAAGGAATTCAAGGAGAAACTGGGGCAACGGGTATCCAAGGAATCCAGGGAGTAACGGGAGCAACAGGAGTCCAAGGAATCCAGGGAGTAACTGGAGCAACAGGACCTCAAGGAATTCAAGGAGTAACGGGAGCCACAGGTGTTCAAGGAATCCAAGGAGAAACTGGAACCACAGGAGCCCAAGGAATTCAAGGAGTAACGGGCGCAACAGGTGTGCAAGGAATTCAAGGAGTAACGGGCGCAACAGGAGCCCAAGGAATCCAAGGAGTAACGGGAGCCACAGGAGCCCAAGGAATCCAAGGAGTAACAGGGGCCACAGGTGTGCAAGGAATCCAAGGAGTAACAGGGGCCACAGGTGTGCAAGGAATTCAAGGAGAAACTGGTGCAACAGGTGTGCAAGGAATTCAAGGAGAAACTGGTGCAACAGGACCTCAAGGAATCCAAGGAGAAACTGGTGCAACAGGTGTGCAAGGAATCCAGGGAGAAACGGGAGCCCAAGGAATCCAAGGAGTAACGGGTGCCACAGGTGTGCAAGGAATTCAGGGAGAAACTGGTGCAACAGGACCTCAAGGAATCCAAGGAGTAACTGGTGCAACAGGTGTGCAAGGAATTCAAGGAGTAACAGGAGCCACAGGTGTGCAAGGAATTCAAGGTGTAACAGGGGCAACAGGTGTGCAAGGAATCCAAGGAGTAACTGGTGCAACAGGAGCCCAAGGAATTCAAGGAGTAACAGGGGCAACGGGTACCCAAGGAATTCAAGGAGTAACTGGTGCAACAGGAGCCCAAGGAATTCAAGGAGTAACTGGTGCAACAGGTGTGCAAGGAATTCAAGGAGTAACGGGAGCCACAGGTGTGCAAGGAATCCAGGGAGTAACTGGTGCAACAGGTGTGCAAGGAATTCAGGGAGTAACTGGTGCAACAGGAGCCCAAGGAATTCAAGGAGTAACGGGAGCCACAGGTGTGCAAGGAATCCAAGGAATAACTGGTGCAACAGGAGCCAGTGGACCAAGGTTGATGGAAGTCTTTTTCTCTACTGATCAGTCAGTTGGTAATAATGACTTTCTTGGAACAGGTACTTCATCAGCATCATTTATTAGGAGTTCAATTGTCATTCCGCTAAATGCAACAATTACAAGCATTACTCTAAATATAAGAGATCACACTTTAAGCGCTGGACAAACAGCTTCAGTTCAAGTATTTACAAGTACAAACTGTGGATTTACTGCACCAGTAGCTACAGGAGTTAGAGCTACAGTTACAGGGCCAAGTTCTTCTACAACACCGAATTGTTGTGCAACACAGTCTGCAAATTTAGCTATAAGTGGATGTACACTTTTATCAGTACAAGTAACTACCACGGGTGGTGCTTTCTCGAATGGTGTTTCCGTAACTATCTTATTGTCTATTTAA
- a CDS encoding DUF4868 domain-containing protein gives MDIEFINSKISEHLLSGTLEVSLFLIEKIKTHEHLDYFSFKPSLSRSLQIDIVNIIHPTIHKLVGKEQVEFNENGRSNGVVEYCMSSYIGVTYDNLFESLQEPGETLSEDTQKDLYCIKIEIESGKFAYFLNRIPQLKKFTKGLWGTIADATFRKVSDSFIGIEPGFDLLIFEDEVLVINNVAMQRIFDLKTKYVQNTNSVLTVFEETNKLEGFEQFKNDSIEDGNIVKRVSRLMTRPERMTRFVDNFDKVEEIIMEFDLNIELNEEKTKIKYTDKKQLNDIVKLLNDAYYKTVLTGERGRDDLR, from the coding sequence TTGGATATCGAATTTATTAACAGCAAGATTTCAGAACACTTATTAAGTGGTACACTTGAAGTAAGTTTGTTTCTAATTGAAAAGATTAAAACACATGAACATTTAGATTATTTTTCATTTAAGCCATCTTTAAGTCGGTCTTTGCAAATCGATATTGTAAATATTATTCATCCAACTATTCATAAATTAGTGGGTAAAGAGCAAGTTGAGTTTAATGAAAATGGTCGATCAAATGGAGTTGTTGAATACTGTATGTCATCCTATATAGGGGTTACATATGATAATTTATTCGAAAGCTTACAAGAACCTGGAGAAACGTTGAGTGAAGATACGCAAAAAGATTTATACTGTATTAAAATTGAAATAGAATCGGGGAAATTCGCTTATTTTTTAAATCGTATACCTCAACTAAAGAAGTTTACTAAAGGACTTTGGGGAACAATAGCAGATGCTACTTTTAGAAAAGTATCAGACTCATTTATAGGAATTGAACCAGGGTTTGATTTACTTATTTTTGAAGACGAAGTACTTGTAATTAATAATGTCGCTATGCAAAGAATTTTTGATTTGAAAACAAAGTATGTTCAGAATACGAATTCTGTATTAACGGTCTTTGAAGAAACAAATAAGTTGGAAGGGTTTGAACAGTTTAAAAATGATAGTATTGAGGATGGAAATATTGTAAAGAGGGTTTCAAGATTAATGACAAGGCCTGAGAGAATGACTAGGTTTGTTGACAATTTTGATAAAGTAGAAGAAATTATTATGGAGTTTGATTTAAATATTGAGTTAAATGAAGAAAAAACGAAAATAAAATATACGGATAAAAAACAATTAAATGATATAGTCAAATTACTAAACGATGCTTATTATAAAACGGTATTAACAGGTGAAAGAGGAAGAGATGACTTAAGGTAA
- a CDS encoding GNAT family N-acetyltransferase: MIKELNTQRLHLRRMDISDSHSLFKIWSDPDVTKYMNISSFTHEAQAKEMIELLEELAQANEAIRFSMIERKSNEIIGTCGFNFIDFENGKAEIGYDLAKAYWGMGFAPEAIMALLDYAFNTLQLNKIEAKVEPANVNSIKVLQKLNFMFEGQHRQYEEPNERFININMYSLLKMD; this comes from the coding sequence TTGATAAAAGAACTAAATACTCAAAGACTTCATTTAAGAAGAATGGACATTTCAGACTCACATAGCTTGTTTAAAATTTGGTCTGATCCTGATGTAACAAAATATATGAACATTTCTAGCTTTACACATGAAGCGCAAGCAAAAGAAATGATTGAACTACTTGAAGAATTGGCCCAGGCAAATGAGGCAATTCGCTTTAGCATGATTGAAAGAAAATCTAACGAAATAATTGGAACATGTGGATTCAATTTTATAGACTTTGAAAATGGCAAGGCAGAAATTGGTTATGATCTGGCAAAAGCCTATTGGGGCATGGGGTTCGCTCCAGAGGCTATAATGGCACTCCTAGATTACGCTTTCAACACTTTACAATTAAATAAAATTGAAGCAAAAGTGGAGCCTGCAAATGTAAATTCTATTAAAGTGTTACAAAAACTTAATTTCATGTTCGAAGGTCAACATCGACAATACGAAGAACCTAATGAGCGTTTCATAAATATTAATATGTATTCATTGTTAAAAATGGATTAA
- a CDS encoding S66 family peptidase: MIKYPFLEDGATIGVTAPSSGIPSELHDLLKSACTRLEKEGYKVFCGETAWTQDKAKSASAKKRAEEFNYMMTNDEIQIIIPPWGGELLIETLEFINFETIPTKWVLGYSDISLLLLAITLKTGIATAHGTNLIDLRGEYVDVTTAMWQSVLSLKKGESILQHSSDQYQKEWDFDKPSPYVFHFTEKTYWKTTQEKGAKIQGRLLGGCIDTIRHLIGTEFGNIHTFNKTFIKGESIIWFFENCDLSTTDLRRTLVQMRLAGWFTNCSGIMFGRNNAEISVENYTVEDVYRELSKELEMPIIYDIDCGHLPPQITLINGAFAEVQTNNGKGTILQHFI; the protein is encoded by the coding sequence ATGATTAAATATCCATTTTTAGAAGATGGGGCAACAATTGGTGTTACAGCACCGTCATCGGGAATACCAAGTGAACTGCATGACTTATTAAAAAGTGCTTGCACTCGGTTGGAAAAGGAAGGATATAAAGTTTTTTGTGGAGAAACAGCTTGGACTCAAGATAAAGCAAAGTCTGCTTCAGCTAAAAAGCGTGCTGAAGAGTTTAATTACATGATGACTAATGATGAAATCCAAATTATTATTCCACCATGGGGTGGTGAATTACTTATTGAAACACTTGAATTTATAAACTTTGAAACTATCCCGACTAAATGGGTATTAGGCTATTCAGATATTAGTCTTTTATTATTAGCTATAACGTTAAAAACAGGTATAGCTACGGCTCATGGAACGAATTTAATAGATTTAAGAGGAGAATATGTTGATGTCACGACAGCGATGTGGCAGTCGGTTTTATCATTAAAAAAAGGTGAATCAATCCTCCAACATTCTTCAGATCAATATCAAAAAGAGTGGGATTTTGACAAACCTAGTCCATATGTTTTTCATTTTACAGAAAAAACATACTGGAAAACTACGCAAGAGAAGGGTGCTAAAATACAGGGGCGTTTACTTGGAGGATGTATTGATACGATAAGGCATCTAATTGGAACAGAATTTGGTAATATCCACACCTTTAATAAGACGTTTATTAAAGGTGAATCTATAATTTGGTTTTTTGAGAACTGTGATTTATCTACTACCGATTTACGTAGGACACTTGTTCAAATGAGATTAGCTGGATGGTTTACAAATTGTTCAGGCATTATGTTCGGTAGAAATAATGCTGAAATCTCTGTTGAAAATTATACCGTCGAGGATGTCTATAGGGAGCTTTCGAAGGAACTTGAAATGCCGATTATATACGACATTGATTGTGGTCACTTACCGCCCCAAATTACACTAATAAACGGAGCATTTGCAGAAGTGCAAACGAATAATGGTAAAGGGACTATTTTACAACACTTTATTTAA
- a CDS encoding GNAT family N-acetyltransferase, producing MIHKKGRRVILRTATMEDLEAIYYWKYVDKGQSAKKWNGPYIPEKQMTKNEFLKEWANDEQLFEGVPSTLVMAVNDQFIGVVGAYWIDKNTNWLETGIVTYNSEYWNGGYGSEAYSLWIDYLFEKTTLHRLGMSTWSGNERMMRVAEKLGMQLEAKIRDARIVDGKYYDAIKMGILRSEWELQKVNHH from the coding sequence ATGATTCATAAAAAAGGTAGAAGAGTTATTTTACGAACAGCTACAATGGAGGATTTAGAAGCAATTTATTATTGGAAATATGTAGATAAAGGACAGTCCGCTAAAAAATGGAATGGACCTTATATTCCAGAAAAACAAATGACCAAAAATGAGTTTTTAAAGGAATGGGCCAATGATGAACAATTGTTTGAAGGTGTTCCAAGTACATTAGTCATGGCAGTAAATGACCAATTTATTGGAGTAGTTGGTGCTTATTGGATTGACAAAAATACAAATTGGCTTGAAACAGGGATTGTTACATATAATTCGGAATACTGGAATGGTGGTTACGGTTCAGAGGCTTATAGCTTATGGATCGATTATCTTTTTGAAAAAACTACTCTTCATCGCCTAGGTATGTCTACTTGGTCTGGCAATGAAAGAATGATGCGAGTAGCTGAAAAATTGGGGATGCAATTAGAGGCAAAAATAAGAGATGCACGAATAGTTGATGGAAAATACTATGATGCAATTAAAATGGGCATTTTACGTAGTGAGTGGGAATTACAGAAGGTGAATCACCATTAA
- a CDS encoding VOC family protein encodes MKIRRIDHVAIVVNDLSAAKVFFHDFGLEVKGEWEAEGDLMGYAVGLKDAKVGCVGLGTPDGPTWIELIKFYSPLDEKDLHQTFANTLGIRHLAFTVENMEAIVAKLKGKGTEIFSEIQQYEDRYKLCYVRGPEGIILELAEEIL; translated from the coding sequence TTGAAAATCAGAAGGATAGATCATGTGGCTATTGTCGTAAACGATCTTTCTGCCGCTAAAGTGTTTTTCCACGATTTTGGACTTGAAGTAAAAGGGGAATGGGAAGCGGAAGGAGATTTGATGGGATATGCAGTTGGACTTAAAGACGCTAAAGTTGGGTGTGTAGGATTGGGAACTCCAGACGGTCCAACATGGATAGAACTCATCAAATTTTATTCACCATTAGATGAAAAAGATCTTCATCAAACTTTTGCAAATACACTCGGTATCCGACACCTTGCATTTACAGTTGAAAATATGGAAGCTATTGTTGCCAAACTAAAAGGGAAAGGTACGGAAATTTTTAGTGAAATACAGCAATATGAAGATCGCTATAAATTATGCTACGTTCGAGGTCCAGAGGGAATTATTTTAGAGTTGGCTGAGGAAATCCTATAA
- a CDS encoding lactate dehydrogenase, translating into MDTLLTEIREGMDYLNLQGKHINKIKMNADIFDNMTKLTNIEHANNAATLFGITIESDENIEKYAFILEDVN; encoded by the coding sequence TTGGACACTTTATTAACGGAAATTCGAGAAGGAATGGACTATCTTAATTTGCAGGGCAAGCATATTAATAAAATTAAAATGAACGCTGATATTTTTGATAATATGACTAAACTTACCAATATCGAACATGCGAATAATGCCGCTACTTTATTTGGAATTACAATTGAGTCAGATGAAAATATTGAAAAATATGCATTTATTTTAGAAGACGTCAATTAA
- a CDS encoding hemoblobin-interacting domain-containing protein produces MLEAPILIPDTTNNYLDNILEISFSSNTSWESKINSILISTDGGVTFNPLNFDLSWVSPGKVTLPKGLPSGSLIFKFQAIGYKDAVVNQNVLEPLAEVRIKTKDTNIVQLDNTIGFITVKSTATVGEIKAAIESYNGSAQSYVFRKNIGDDNFDYTESDTISNIYVSWLDITSEDGSTKGQYIINFIE; encoded by the coding sequence TTGTTAGAAGCACCAATTTTAATACCTGATACTACAAATAACTACTTGGACAATATACTCGAAATTAGCTTCTCTTCTAATACTTCTTGGGAATCTAAAATAAATTCCATTTTAATCAGTACAGACGGTGGAGTTACATTTAATCCTCTAAATTTTGACTTATCATGGGTGAGTCCAGGAAAGGTCACACTTCCTAAAGGATTGCCTTCAGGCTCGTTAATTTTCAAGTTTCAAGCTATTGGTTATAAAGATGCAGTTGTAAATCAAAATGTACTTGAACCATTAGCGGAAGTAAGAATAAAAACAAAAGACACAAATATTGTACAACTGGACAACACAATTGGATTTATAACAGTTAAATCGACAGCAACAGTAGGTGAAATTAAAGCAGCAATTGAATCCTACAATGGTTCAGCTCAAAGCTATGTATTTAGAAAAAATATCGGTGATGATAATTTCGACTATACAGAATCAGATACGATTTCAAATATCTATGTATCATGGCTGGATATTACGTCTGAAGATGGGTCGACAAAAGGGCAATATATAATAAATTTTATTGAATAA
- a CDS encoding multidrug effflux MFS transporter — MRKNIGNKTPSLLLLIVLVGFPQISETIFSPSLPSIAEALNTSMSEAQLTMSVYFIAFAFGVFFFGRLSDKIGRRKAMLYGLFLYFVGNVLCLVANEMAVLLVARFIQAFGASVGSVVTQTILRESFTGVVRHKLFAQISAALAFTPALGPLIGGFTDYYFGFKAVFLVLVAMSIIVFCYASLRLPETALATYEMKPILPIVKRMLTNPRLWRYGVLIGGINGVLFSYYTEAPFIFTQYFTLTSAVYGYLGIIVALASIAGAMLSKRLVSHTKPEKIIVRGLVIMFIGTLCATAVHFLPTVLQMPTMIMSVFIILFGTGTALPNCLSLALIDFQDVIGTASALFSLGYYLLVSATIFGMSLFHNGTVLAMPLYFLALGIVMLLISLPLLHKQVS; from the coding sequence TTGAGGAAAAACATCGGAAACAAAACACCTAGCTTATTATTATTAATTGTATTAGTAGGTTTTCCACAAATTAGTGAAACTATTTTTAGCCCATCATTACCTTCTATCGCAGAAGCATTGAACACTTCTATGAGTGAAGCACAGCTTACTATGAGCGTATACTTTATCGCTTTTGCCTTCGGAGTATTTTTCTTTGGACGACTTTCTGATAAAATCGGACGTCGTAAGGCAATGCTTTATGGGTTATTTTTATATTTTGTTGGTAATGTACTTTGTTTAGTAGCAAATGAAATGGCAGTTTTATTAGTCGCACGCTTTATTCAAGCGTTTGGTGCAAGTGTTGGCTCTGTCGTGACACAAACGATTTTACGGGAAAGCTTTACTGGTGTTGTGCGTCATAAATTGTTTGCTCAAATTTCAGCAGCCCTTGCATTTACACCTGCACTTGGTCCCTTAATCGGAGGTTTTACTGATTATTATTTTGGCTTTAAAGCTGTATTTTTAGTGTTAGTCGCTATGAGCATTATTGTATTTTGCTATGCGTCTTTACGCTTACCAGAAACAGCGCTTGCAACATATGAGATGAAGCCAATATTACCAATAGTAAAACGCATGCTTACAAATCCGCGTCTATGGCGTTACGGCGTATTAATTGGCGGTATTAATGGTGTTTTATTTAGCTACTATACCGAAGCACCTTTTATTTTTACGCAATACTTTACACTAACAAGTGCGGTCTATGGTTATTTAGGCATTATCGTTGCACTCGCTTCTATTGCAGGGGCGATGCTATCTAAACGACTCGTTAGTCACACAAAACCTGAGAAAATTATCGTCCGTGGTTTAGTTATAATGTTCATCGGTACATTATGCGCTACAGCAGTCCATTTTTTACCTACTGTATTACAGATGCCCACGATGATTATGAGTGTGTTCATTATTCTATTTGGTACAGGTACCGCTTTACCAAACTGTTTAAGCTTAGCGCTCATCGATTTTCAAGACGTTATCGGTACTGCTAGTGCATTATTTAGCTTAGGCTATTATTTACTCGTCAGCGCGACAATCTTTGGCA